A part of Kitasatospora acidiphila genomic DNA contains:
- a CDS encoding EamA family transporter produces MNGLNGSAGRGGGWVGRAGIAAAAAVAPASWGTTYLVTTQMLPEGRPMLAAAIRVLPAGLLLLALGRKLPKGIWWWRAIVLGMLNIGFFSPLIFIGAYHLPGGVAATIGALQPLLVTGFSIGLLGVRPGLRPIMAGVIGAAGVALLVLKAGAKLDTTGIVAMVAATVLMSVGTVLTRRWGRPEGITLVDMTAWQLTVGGIFLAPLAAFTEGMPPALTGRNVIGFAYLVLIGTALAYFLWFRGIQKLGAGPASFLGLINPLVATVGGILVLNQTLTGWQVLGLVLALGAMVAGQGKAAKPATAAVEPGTGDDAEQAAATPDSPATLTASATLTGSTTPAASATLAAPAATEPAESTKLPQLATEA; encoded by the coding sequence GTGAACGGACTGAACGGATCGGCCGGGCGGGGTGGCGGCTGGGTCGGTCGGGCCGGGATTGCCGCCGCGGCGGCGGTGGCGCCGGCGTCCTGGGGAACCACCTATCTGGTGACCACCCAGATGCTGCCCGAGGGCCGCCCGATGCTGGCGGCCGCGATCCGGGTGCTGCCGGCCGGTCTGCTGCTGCTGGCGCTGGGCCGCAAGCTGCCCAAGGGCATCTGGTGGTGGCGGGCGATCGTGCTGGGGATGCTCAACATCGGGTTCTTCTCCCCCCTGATCTTCATCGGCGCCTACCACCTGCCCGGTGGCGTGGCGGCGACCATCGGGGCACTGCAGCCGCTGCTGGTGACCGGGTTCTCGATAGGCCTGCTCGGCGTGCGGCCCGGACTACGGCCGATCATGGCCGGTGTGATCGGCGCCGCGGGCGTCGCATTGCTGGTCCTCAAGGCAGGGGCGAAGCTCGACACCACGGGCATCGTCGCCATGGTCGCCGCGACCGTGCTGATGTCGGTGGGCACCGTGCTCACCCGGCGCTGGGGACGTCCCGAGGGGATCACCCTGGTCGACATGACGGCGTGGCAGCTGACCGTCGGCGGCATCTTCCTGGCGCCGCTGGCCGCCTTCACCGAGGGCATGCCGCCGGCGCTGACCGGGCGCAACGTGATCGGCTTCGCCTACCTCGTCCTGATCGGCACCGCCCTGGCCTACTTCCTCTGGTTCCGCGGCATCCAGAAGCTGGGCGCCGGACCGGCCTCGTTCCTCGGCCTGATCAACCCGCTGGTGGCGACCGTGGGCGGGATCCTGGTGCTGAACCAGACCCTGACCGGCTGGCAGGTGCTCGGCCTGGTGCTCGCCCTCGGCGCGATGGTCGCCGGCCAGGGCAAGGCGGCCAAGCCGGCCACCGCGGCGGTCGAGCCCGGTACGGGCGACGACGCCGAGCAGGCCGCAGCAACTCCGGACAGCCCGGCGACGCTGACCGCATCGGCAACACTGACCGGCTCGACGACGCCGGCCGCATCGGCAACGCTCGCCGCTCCGGCCGCTACCGAGCCGGCCGAGAGCACCAAGTTGCCACAGCTGGCGACTGAGGCCTGA
- a CDS encoding GlxA family transcriptional regulator: MRRVVVLALEEVIPFELSLASRFLGAAVDADGRPLYSVITCSLDGRPVRTSADYAISVEHDASALAEADIVVIPAARTFTEFIDRSTLPPGVSEALAGLRSDTRIVGICIATFVLAAAGLLDGKTATTHWYHAARFQRAYPQVDVAPDVLFVDTGRVLTSAGAAAGIDLLLHLVRQDHGSAVANHVARRCVVQPQREGGQAQYVERPIPEHADAGTAATRAWALERLHDPLQLVDLARHAGMSRRTFTRRFRAEVGLSPAQWLIQQRLDLARHLLESSDLTIGRIAERTGFGSDVTLRQHLRAAIGVSPGAYRRTFRG; the protein is encoded by the coding sequence ATGCGTCGAGTGGTGGTCCTGGCCCTTGAGGAAGTCATCCCGTTCGAGTTGAGCCTTGCCTCCCGGTTCCTCGGGGCTGCTGTCGACGCTGACGGCCGCCCGCTGTACTCCGTGATCACCTGTTCGCTCGACGGTCGTCCGGTCCGCACCTCGGCCGACTATGCGATCAGCGTCGAACACGATGCGAGTGCGCTGGCCGAGGCGGACATCGTGGTGATCCCGGCGGCTCGGACCTTCACCGAGTTCATCGACCGCAGCACGCTGCCGCCCGGTGTGTCCGAAGCACTGGCCGGGCTGCGTTCCGACACCCGGATCGTGGGCATCTGCATCGCCACCTTCGTGCTCGCCGCCGCCGGTCTGCTGGACGGCAAGACCGCGACCACGCACTGGTACCACGCCGCCCGCTTCCAGCGCGCCTACCCTCAAGTGGACGTGGCGCCCGATGTGCTCTTCGTGGACACCGGCCGGGTGCTGACGTCCGCCGGCGCCGCAGCCGGCATCGACCTGCTGCTCCACCTGGTCCGCCAGGACCATGGCAGCGCGGTGGCCAATCACGTGGCCCGCCGTTGCGTGGTCCAGCCGCAGCGCGAGGGCGGCCAGGCCCAGTACGTGGAGCGTCCGATCCCCGAGCACGCCGACGCCGGTACCGCCGCCACCCGCGCCTGGGCGTTGGAGCGGCTCCACGATCCGCTCCAACTGGTCGACCTCGCCCGTCATGCCGGAATGAGTCGACGGACCTTCACGCGCCGCTTCCGGGCCGAGGTCGGCCTCAGTCCGGCCCAGTGGCTCATCCAGCAGCGCCTCGACCTGGCGCGCCATCTGCTGGAGAGCAGCGATCTGACGATCGGTCGGATCGCCGAGCGGACCGGCTTCGGAAGCGATGTCACACTGCGCCAGCATCTGCGGGCGGCCATCGGCGTCTCGCCGGGGGCCTACCGGCGCACCTTCCGAGGATGA
- the pdxR gene encoding MocR-like pyridoxine biosynthesis transcription factor PdxR: MSESWVNSGQRIGSDLHLELAATGSRRAALTRALRDAVRDGRLASGSRLPPYRSLAADLGLARNTVAEAYAELVAEGWLTARQGSGTRVADRVGTPDAVRVPRRVTARAPVHDLTQGQPDAAAFPRTAWLAATRRALGAAPNEAFGPGDPRGRIELRRALAEYLARARGVRTEPERIVVTAGFAAGLRLLFTGGAVLRGPLAVESYGLPFHRELLTTAGVPTRPLPVDEHGADTAVLGSLGGVRAALLTPAHQFPTGGPLHPERRVAAVDWARARGTVVLEDDYDGDFRYDRQPVGALQGLDPERVIYLGSVSKSLSPALRIGWLVLPAHLVDPVLAGKGEREGFTSVVDQLTLAAFLESGAYDRHLRRMRQHYRQRRDQLVAALATQAPHIAVSGIAAGLHAVLQLPPGTERSALKAAAWHGVALDGLAPFRHPAANGPTLDGLVVGYATPPDHAWRAALDALCRVLPPDLAAPAT; the protein is encoded by the coding sequence ATGAGCGAATCGTGGGTCAATTCGGGCCAGCGGATCGGCAGTGACCTGCATCTTGAGCTGGCCGCGACCGGCAGTCGGCGGGCGGCGCTGACCCGGGCGCTACGGGACGCGGTGCGGGACGGGCGGCTGGCGTCGGGCAGTCGGCTGCCGCCGTACCGGTCGCTGGCGGCCGACCTCGGGCTGGCCCGCAACACGGTGGCCGAGGCCTATGCCGAGCTGGTGGCGGAGGGCTGGTTGACGGCACGCCAGGGGTCCGGCACCCGGGTCGCCGACCGGGTGGGGACGCCGGACGCCGTGCGGGTGCCGCGACGGGTCACCGCTCGGGCACCCGTGCACGATCTGACCCAGGGCCAGCCGGACGCCGCCGCGTTCCCGCGCACCGCCTGGCTGGCCGCCACCCGGCGGGCTCTGGGCGCCGCGCCCAACGAGGCGTTCGGCCCGGGTGATCCGCGCGGCCGGATCGAGCTGCGCCGCGCGCTGGCCGAGTATCTGGCCCGGGCCCGCGGGGTGCGCACGGAGCCGGAGCGGATCGTGGTGACCGCCGGGTTCGCCGCCGGGCTGCGGTTGCTGTTCACCGGCGGTGCGGTGCTGCGCGGGCCACTGGCGGTGGAGTCCTACGGCCTGCCGTTCCACCGCGAGCTGCTGACCACCGCCGGGGTGCCGACCCGTCCGCTCCCAGTGGACGAACACGGCGCCGACACCGCCGTGTTGGGCTCCCTGGGCGGCGTCCGTGCGGCGCTGCTCACCCCGGCGCACCAGTTCCCCACCGGCGGACCGCTGCACCCGGAGCGGCGGGTGGCCGCGGTCGACTGGGCGCGGGCCCGGGGCACCGTGGTACTGGAGGACGACTACGACGGCGACTTCCGGTACGACCGCCAACCCGTGGGCGCACTACAGGGGTTGGACCCGGAACGGGTGATCTACCTGGGCTCGGTGAGCAAGAGCCTCTCCCCCGCGCTGCGGATCGGCTGGCTGGTGCTGCCGGCCCACCTGGTGGATCCGGTGCTGGCCGGGAAGGGCGAACGCGAGGGGTTCACCAGTGTGGTCGACCAGTTGACCCTCGCCGCGTTCCTGGAGTCCGGCGCCTACGACCGCCACCTGCGCCGGATGCGGCAGCACTACCGGCAGCGCCGCGACCAGTTGGTGGCCGCCCTGGCCACCCAGGCCCCGCACATCGCGGTCAGCGGGATCGCGGCCGGCCTGCATGCCGTGCTGCAACTGCCGCCCGGCACCGAGCGGTCCGCTCTCAAGGCCGCCGCCTGGCATGGGGTCGCGCTCGACGGGCTGGCCCCGTTCCGCCACCCGGCCGCGAACGGGCCGACCCTCGACGGTCTGGTGGTCGGCTACGCCACCCCGCCCGACCACGCCTGGCGCGCCGCTCTGGACGCGCTCTGCCGGGTGCTGCCACCGGACTTGGCGGCTCCGGCCACCTGA
- a CDS encoding ABC transporter permease, translating to MLNEHMAIAGLGDQLTFSDAPGAPVLTVVGMARSAGDSADAWVSPAQLTALAKPGTVPDQQMLYRFTSAATDQQVAADRDELTASVPAGSLTSADSYLTIKLAADKTSATFVPFLVSFGVLGLCMSVLIIGVVVSGAVSSASRRIGILKAVGFTPGQVVRAYVGLALAPSVVGTLLGLILGNLAAIPILNRADEAQVAGSTSIAPWLDVVVALVALAAVAGAALLPALRAGRLRTTQALTVGRTPSNGRGRTARQVLGRLPLHRTAILGLAGPFARPGRSAAMVAAVVLGAIGVTFGAGLTISLNAVQDGMNRKSPGAVQVDPVPPPAITMPGMTHKPDIANMPAIEALITAQPGTRRFFSFGHTSVSVVGRAGETSVLAYQGDYSWGAYQMVSGRWFRGPGEVVVPSGFLTTTGTHVGDTITLANDNHRAQVRIVGEAFSVQESGMVILTDEASLNGLNAKVMPESIEIDIDLTPGTNQQAYLGSLGEALTPYGVPPVPGYTGLNGMVVSMDALALMLTLMLVAVAGLGVLNTVLLDTRERVHDLGVFKALGMSPRQTVAMVLWSVSGIGLVAGLIGVPIGIVLHDYVVPAMGTAAGTRMPHADIAVYQPAVLVPLLLGGLVIAVVGALLPAGWAARTSTAGALRAE from the coding sequence GTGCTGAACGAGCACATGGCGATCGCGGGCCTCGGTGACCAGCTGACCTTCTCGGACGCACCGGGCGCTCCGGTGCTGACCGTGGTCGGGATGGCCCGATCGGCCGGCGACAGTGCGGACGCCTGGGTCTCGCCCGCCCAACTGACGGCCCTGGCCAAACCCGGCACCGTGCCCGACCAGCAGATGCTGTACCGCTTCACCAGCGCCGCGACCGATCAGCAGGTGGCCGCCGACCGGGACGAGCTCACCGCTTCCGTGCCCGCAGGCTCGCTCACCAGCGCGGACTCCTACCTGACGATCAAGCTGGCGGCGGACAAGACCTCGGCGACCTTCGTGCCCTTCCTGGTCAGCTTCGGTGTCCTCGGCCTCTGCATGTCGGTTCTGATCATCGGCGTGGTGGTCAGCGGGGCGGTCAGCTCAGCAAGCCGACGGATCGGCATCCTCAAGGCGGTGGGCTTCACTCCGGGACAGGTCGTGCGGGCGTACGTGGGGTTGGCCCTGGCCCCATCGGTGGTCGGCACCCTACTGGGCCTGATCCTCGGCAACCTGGCAGCCATCCCGATCCTCAACCGTGCCGACGAGGCGCAGGTGGCCGGCAGCACCTCGATCGCGCCCTGGCTGGACGTGGTCGTTGCGCTCGTCGCACTGGCCGCCGTGGCTGGTGCCGCCCTACTGCCCGCCCTGCGTGCCGGCCGCCTGCGCACCACGCAAGCGCTCACCGTGGGCCGCACCCCGAGCAACGGGCGTGGTCGGACGGCCCGCCAGGTGCTCGGCCGACTGCCGCTGCACCGGACTGCGATCCTGGGTCTGGCCGGTCCGTTCGCCAGGCCCGGCCGCTCCGCGGCCATGGTTGCCGCGGTGGTTCTGGGCGCGATCGGGGTCACCTTCGGCGCAGGGCTGACCATCTCCCTCAATGCCGTCCAGGACGGGATGAACCGGAAGTCGCCCGGTGCCGTGCAGGTCGACCCTGTCCCACCGCCCGCCATCACCATGCCCGGTATGACGCACAAGCCGGACATTGCCAACATGCCCGCGATCGAGGCGTTGATCACCGCCCAACCCGGCACCCGACGGTTCTTCAGCTTCGGCCATACCAGCGTGAGCGTCGTCGGCCGAGCCGGCGAGACCAGCGTGCTCGCCTACCAGGGCGACTACTCCTGGGGCGCCTACCAGATGGTGTCCGGCCGTTGGTTCCGCGGCCCCGGTGAAGTAGTGGTCCCGTCGGGCTTCCTGACCACGACCGGCACCCATGTCGGCGACACCATAACCCTGGCCAACGACAACCATCGTGCCCAGGTGCGGATCGTCGGCGAAGCCTTCAGCGTGCAGGAGTCAGGCATGGTCATCCTGACCGATGAGGCCTCGCTCAACGGCCTGAACGCCAAAGTCATGCCCGAGAGCATCGAGATTGACATCGACCTGACCCCAGGGACGAACCAGCAGGCGTACCTGGGCTCCCTGGGCGAGGCCCTGACTCCCTACGGGGTCCCACCGGTGCCGGGATACACCGGATTGAACGGCATGGTCGTCTCCATGGACGCACTGGCCCTGATGCTCACCCTGATGCTCGTCGCGGTAGCCGGGCTCGGTGTCCTCAACACCGTGTTGCTCGACACTCGCGAACGCGTGCACGACCTGGGCGTGTTCAAGGCCCTGGGCATGTCACCGCGGCAGACCGTTGCCATGGTGCTCTGGTCGGTCTCCGGCATCGGACTGGTCGCAGGACTGATCGGTGTACCGATAGGCATCGTGCTGCACGACTACGTGGTTCCCGCCATGGGCACCGCCGCCGGCACCCGGATGCCGCATGCCGACATCGCGGTCTACCAACCGGCCGT
- a CDS encoding NADP-dependent oxidoreductase encodes MNAISQDGYGGPEVLRLVQLERPQPGPSEVLVRVHATGMNPTDWKHRRFPGMVNQLPLVLGWDVSGTVEAVGLGVTIHQVGDEVFGMLPYPHGHGSFAEFVVAPARALVRKPTGIDHVQAGAVPLAALTAWQALVDTADVQPGQRVLVHAAAGGVGHLAVQIAKARGAVVIGTASAPKHDLLRELGADELIDYRTEDFTRIEPVDVVLDTVGGEVAERSLRVLKRGGQLVSIALSSWVADLTEQAAGLGVRVTPLLVEADQAGMLGIRDLIESGRLRPVVEAVFPLTDAAKGHALGDTGRVTGKVVLTVR; translated from the coding sequence ATGAACGCCATCTCGCAGGACGGTTACGGCGGCCCCGAGGTGCTGCGGCTGGTCCAACTGGAGCGTCCGCAGCCCGGCCCCTCCGAGGTGCTGGTACGGGTGCACGCCACCGGGATGAACCCCACCGACTGGAAGCACCGCCGCTTTCCCGGCATGGTCAACCAGCTTCCCCTGGTACTCGGTTGGGATGTCTCCGGCACGGTCGAGGCGGTCGGCCTCGGAGTGACCATCCACCAGGTCGGCGATGAGGTCTTCGGCATGCTGCCCTACCCGCACGGCCACGGCTCGTTCGCCGAGTTCGTGGTGGCGCCCGCCAGGGCCCTGGTGCGCAAGCCGACCGGGATCGACCATGTGCAGGCGGGCGCCGTTCCGCTGGCTGCCCTCACCGCTTGGCAGGCCCTGGTGGACACCGCCGACGTGCAGCCGGGCCAGCGGGTCCTGGTGCACGCCGCAGCGGGTGGCGTGGGGCACCTGGCCGTACAGATCGCCAAGGCTCGCGGGGCCGTGGTCATCGGCACGGCGAGTGCGCCGAAGCACGACCTGCTGCGCGAACTCGGCGCCGACGAGCTCATCGACTACCGCACCGAGGACTTCACCCGGATCGAGCCGGTGGACGTGGTCCTCGACACGGTGGGCGGCGAGGTCGCCGAGCGCTCACTCCGAGTCCTCAAGCGCGGCGGGCAGTTGGTCTCCATCGCCCTGAGCTCCTGGGTCGCCGACCTGACGGAGCAGGCCGCCGGGCTGGGTGTGCGGGTGACCCCGCTCCTGGTCGAGGCCGACCAGGCGGGCATGCTCGGGATCCGGGACCTGATCGAATCGGGCCGGCTGCGCCCGGTTGTCGAGGCGGTCTTCCCGCTGACCGACGCCGCCAAGGGGCACGCCCTCGGCGACACCGGCCGGGTGACGGGCAAGGTGGTGCTGACGGTGCGGTGA
- a CDS encoding response regulator, translated as MRVVIAEDLFLLRDGLTRLLQAHGMEVVAAVETEAELLAAVAANSPDVVLVDVRLPPTFTDEGLRAALEARRVVPGLPVLVLSQYVEQLYARELLADTDGGIGYLLKDRVMDSVQFVDAVRRVADGGTAMDPEVISRLLTHNAGNSAIAALSPREREVLGLMAEGRSNAAIAQRLVITERAVAKHTASIFLRLALPPSDDDNRRVLAVLAYLNG; from the coding sequence ATGCGGGTTGTCATCGCCGAAGACCTCTTCCTCCTGAGGGACGGTCTGACCAGGCTGCTCCAGGCGCACGGCATGGAGGTCGTGGCCGCGGTGGAGACCGAAGCGGAGCTGCTGGCCGCGGTAGCCGCCAACTCGCCGGACGTCGTGCTGGTGGATGTGCGGCTACCGCCCACGTTCACCGACGAGGGACTGCGGGCTGCATTGGAGGCCCGGCGGGTGGTGCCCGGGCTACCGGTCCTGGTCCTCTCCCAGTACGTCGAGCAACTGTACGCCCGTGAACTCCTGGCTGACACGGACGGCGGCATCGGCTATCTGCTGAAGGACCGGGTGATGGACAGCGTCCAGTTCGTCGACGCGGTGCGGCGGGTAGCGGATGGCGGCACGGCGATGGACCCCGAGGTGATCTCCCGGCTGCTGACCCACAACGCCGGCAACAGCGCGATCGCCGCGCTCAGTCCGCGAGAGCGCGAGGTGCTCGGGCTGATGGCGGAGGGGCGCTCCAATGCGGCGATCGCCCAGCGCCTGGTGATCACCGAGCGGGCGGTGGCCAAGCACACGGCGTCCATCTTCCTCAGGCTCGCCCTGCCGCCCTCCGACGACGACAACCGCAGAGTGCTCGCGGTGCTGGCCTACCTCAACGGGTGA
- a CDS encoding MarR family winged helix-turn-helix transcriptional regulator: MEQQRDAVDDIVDQWAKERPELDTTSMALVGRLNRFQSHADLVLREYFAQHGLDFSEFDVLATLRRSGEPFELNARALLRSAMVTSGAITNRVDRLSAKGLVERRQSTTDRRAVLIRLTPVGRELIDRIVEGHIANERELVAALSPEEQTQLDGLLRKLLAARGDTALDAR; encoded by the coding sequence ATGGAGCAGCAGCGCGACGCCGTTGACGACATCGTCGACCAGTGGGCCAAGGAGCGCCCCGAGCTCGACACCACGTCCATGGCCCTGGTCGGGCGGCTCAACCGGTTCCAGAGCCATGCCGATCTGGTGCTTCGTGAGTACTTCGCCCAACACGGCCTGGACTTCTCCGAGTTCGACGTGCTGGCCACGCTGCGCCGCTCGGGCGAGCCGTTCGAGCTGAACGCCCGGGCGCTGCTCAGGTCGGCCATGGTCACATCGGGTGCGATCACCAACCGGGTGGACCGGCTGTCCGCCAAGGGCCTGGTCGAGCGGCGGCAGAGCACCACCGACCGGCGCGCCGTGCTGATCAGGCTCACGCCGGTCGGTCGGGAGCTGATCGACCGGATCGTGGAGGGGCACATCGCCAACGAACGGGAGCTGGTCGCGGCGCTCAGCCCCGAAGAGCAGACGCAGCTGGACGGCCTGCTGCGCAAGCTGCTGGCCGCCCGGGGCGACACCGCGCTCGACGCCCGCTGA